Genomic segment of Zingiber officinale cultivar Zhangliang chromosome 11B, Zo_v1.1, whole genome shotgun sequence:
AAACAAGTCTACGCGTTTAGCCAGTTGAAATTAACCGAAGTGATACATGACACCCAAGCATCAAACTAGGGCGGTCATTTTTCACCAGATACAAATAACTCTGTTTACTTAGAAGACAGTAACACCGATATATCACAAGTAAAATAGAACCAAGTGATAATAAAAGgcagaaaataaggaaaatataaTACCAGAAATATTTGATTAAACTATTAAACCCCATTATCATCTTAATAACACAATTTCTTAGTACTACAATGCCTCACTTCAGTGCGTATTGGAGCAGTTTCTTAAACCTGGTTCCAAGATGAATGTACAAGATGCTCCCAGAATCTTTACAAAATGTCATCAATCAGCACTGAGTACGTAAAGGGATAGGCTCATTGCATGCTGTCACTCAGATTCTGTTTGACAGGGGAGTTCTAATGAGATTGCGGATCAATCAGGCTAAATATCTGAAAAGATTTGGATTGTCCTTGTCTCGCTCCAAGTAATCCCTAGTGATCAGATCTTCTATCCGCTTCTTTATTGCTTTGAAGTCGGGCTGCAAAAGTAGTAGGTGGACAACACTAAATAATGAATAATACTAGAAGATATTCAGTTTTTAATATGTATTATACTTGGACATGATAACAGTGAAATTCAGAGAGTATAAATATATGCTGGCTGAAGCTGTTTCTCATTTCAACAGACGCAAATATACAACAAAATGGGACAACCAAACTAGATCAATTCCAAATTTCACTGCTACGCCAATAACTAGCATGCGCTACTGTTGCTGGGCAAAGTCTCCCGTGATTTATCCCCTTTTAAGTGTGGGGTCACTCTGGATGAGCCACCAAGGTGACGGTTTTACCTTTTGCCACAGACAATGagaaaaaagggggaaaaaacAAGATTGTATTAAAACATAGTTGGTGGTAATGGTTTCTAAATTATGACAGGATGGTGAGGAGCATTTGGTATGAAGTATATCAGATAGGTAGGATCCAATGTTGATAAGTAGTATCAAAGTTGATTGGAAGAATTTGaagagtaaaaaatttaaaatgttaatATATGAGATTAAAAAAGCAACTCCAAATAACTCTTAAGCCTTCATTAACTACTAAAAACATTATATTGATGCAGGTAGTCGGTGagctaaaataaacaaaatcaattatcataccTTATCAAAATTAGTATATATCATaatcaaggttctaaaattcgctaggcacTAGTCGGACGCCAGTCCAACGCCTAGCACCTAGGCCGCCTAGGCCCCCAAACTCTACGATATcgatataaattatataatatatcaCATTCTATAACTAACACAATAACATCAGATTTAAAataagttcaaaattacacaactaataaaatatcacaaatttattctactctctaattttcaacaacttgttcttcatagacacaaactcaatatcatcattgtgatcctccttttctttttcggatgcaaaatcatctttgtaaagttctctcactctagttCTCTCACTCATGAGTTTAATGCTAGCCACTAAGGCAAGCCAACAAATCGATTTCCATATTGGACTAAATTTTAGGGCTTATAAAACTTGAGCCCAACCCAAAAAAAAAGGTTACATTTCAATTAATTGGGCTTTAAATTTAAAAGCccaaactaaaaaaaatcattaaaccCTGCACTATTTCCGCGACGCCTAGACAAATCGATCGATTAGTCCAAGGCCACCTAGGCGGGCCGACTAGCATATTTTCGGTGCGGCTGGCGACGCCTAGGCGGCTGCCTAGACCGATTTTTAGAACATTGATCATAATCAATGTATTAAAAGGCAGATTCATGCTGTAATATGCTATAAGCCCGTTGTCTAGCACTTAGGTGGACACCTAGGAAGCCTAGGCAGTCAACATTAATATAATATTaaagtaaagaaaatataaaattcaatgaatcatagtcataGGTCAAAACATAATCGGTGTCACACtaatattaaaataaagataACTAATGTCAAATGATGCAACaacttatataaaaaatatatatgttttgCTTAAAACTATCAAGAATGCCTTGGTGGACCTCTTGAGCAGCCAAGGCAGTCCTCCTACACTGCTTTTTAAAAGGGTTGCCTTTGGCGCCTTGGTGCCATGGTGAAACCAACTAGACAACTGCCTTTAGAACTATGATCCTAATGTCTAAAATTCAACAAATAATATCAATTAGAGATCCAATTCTTTTTTATATCTTCTCATCCATGAGAGTAATACCAAACTTAGTCTTTCACTCCCTAGAATATAAACCTTGCAAGGGTAGAGAATAAAATAAACCATCTCCTTTCATTTGGTATTTCAGAAGTAATTCTTTTGATCCTCTATACTCAAACAAATCCTCTTTTTTTTATAATTGAATTAACCTCTATTGTCCCATATTTAGTAAATCCCGAATTATTTCTTCTGTATCCTGGATCATCAAAAAAAGAAAGTATATTATTTCTACGAAAAACACCATGTTTTGGTATTTCAATTGAAATACCAAAACAGGGTATTAGTTCATTCTCTCATTTTTGATCATATTGTAATGGGATGAtgaatttatttctttgatttttcgCCAAGAAATAAGAATTTCCTTGGATAATAGAAGAATATATAATATTCCAATGAGCATTATATATGGTTTGATCAGGTCTTGCTGAGTAATCAAGAATTTTCTTATCTTTTTTATCAGAAGTATCTCTATTTATATGTTACTCGACTGTTAGTCTGAGCTCTAACCTCTATTTCTCTCTGCAACCATTAAAAATTGGCCTCTCCACATTCACAAACATCAGACTCTACGGAATTTCACTTTGAAAGAGTTAAGGAAAAAGAACTATATTGATGTTATACAACCTATCAAAAAAAGTATTGTCAATTTCTTCTTGATGAGATCCAAATCATAATACTATCATGTTGCTTCAATTAGTGTGGACATGCAAGCATAATAGAGGTGAAGAAAACTTAACAAGGGGAACTGCTTGCTTTGGAGGCTTCTAGGATGACCACTTTGATTAGGTTCTCAGTTGTGCCTTGGAGCACAGAACTGCTCGCACAAGGACAGGGCACAGTATAAGCAGGCCATTTAAAGAGCCAGATATAGTGACCTCCAGTTGTTAGCGCAAACACCAGAGGTAAGTGGTAAAAGATTCGGTCTTCATAACTTAAGAACGGGTAGACCTGTCCACAGACTGAATTGGACTGGCATTGAATGTCGTTTCAAGTAAGGACCTAAGCAAGAACAGATAGCCAAGGGAGAAACATAAAATTTTGGCCTCTTGATGTAAACAAGCAAGGTGGATGTCATGGTAACCAATAAGGGTATCATCAGTGGCAAAAGAGAGGGTCTCCTTTACTTGATTAGTAGACAAGGGCAACGTGCAAATCTGTGGCCTCCAGTGTCTGGGAGAGATGTTGATGAGAGCCTTGCTGCGGAAGATTAGAGGGTGGGGCAATATAGATGATGCTATGGCACCAATGACAGACATGAGATTAGCGAAGAACAAGTGGTGACTTCATGCAAAAGAATGTAGGAGTGGCCTGAATGGAAACAGCACGGAAGTAGGTAGGCTTTCCATGAGATTTGCAATGGCAAAGAGAAGTTGAAGAATTGACAAAGTGTGAGATGCAAGCTAGGAATTAACAGAGGCACATGAGGACAGAGAGAAGGGTTTGGATATCTTCATGATGGATCAAGGAAAGGTAGCATCGTAATATTAAATCCAAACTTACCTAAGAGGGTTGATGAAGAAAACTCTTAGAATTAGAAAGCATTAATACCAAGTTGGAaggcataaaaaaaatatattattcatAATACCCaaagcataaacattctttacTCATACCATATAAATAACCATTTATTAACTCTAACAATTCATACAAAGGTAATGATATTATAGATGTTATTATATCTATCTATATATTTTCATTTGTATAGTTCACGAACTGGAATATTAGATATTTTCTTTCGTGTCTTACTTTAAAATGGCCCCCCAACTTTTCTTCTTTGTACAGCAAACACATCTAACTGAAAGCCGAAGCTTAGCTTCTTgccttcttttaaaattcttgttAATTTCTTACACCAGTCACACACCCTTTTCCTCTAAAGTGCAATTAATTGTGCAATCCATACTTTTCAACCCAATTGGATCAGGATTGGTCAAGACCAATCCGATTTGGCTTAGAAGTTTGCCAGAATGAATTGGAATAGAGTATAAAAGTTCAGACAGCGGACACTATGATTGAAATGAGAGGATATTAGATGGCTCCAGTCAAATGATTAACTTTTGCTAACTCCAAAGTATTCTGTTGAATGATGCCACCATAATATGAGATGTAGAACAGATGCTGAAAGTCGCTACAGTCTAATATGATTCACCATAATATGAATGATGTCATCATGATATTATCTGTTGAATGATGTCACCATAATATGATTCTAGATAGTTCCAAAAACAACTCGGCGCGTCCGAGGCTCGAGCATGCCTTCCCCCATGCCTTGGCAATTACACTAATGGCtaatagccacccgtgatttacctcctccgtgttagcctGGGGGCGGGTTGGCAGAGACGCTGAGGCGAGCGAATCACTTTTTTGCCACATTAGATAGTTCCAAAAACTAAATAGAAAGAGATAGAACCGATGGTCATCCTATAAAAGAACACATATAATGAAAGCAGTGTTTTAATGGTGAGGAAACAACAAATAATCATCATCCTCAACCCTTCACAACTCCATGGCATGAAGCTAAAGTATAAAATTTGaggaataaaaagaaataaaagatagGCATGTGCTAAGAAGAAAAACTGGATGTGGTAAAAAATAAAAGATTGACAGCGTAATCACATATTATATTCAAACAATTACCCTTTAAAATGCATGTCCGAGCTTCTCAGCCATTATTTAGCTAATCAGCTACAACAATAACAAACAAAAGAAAAACTTCAAAACAATATTAAGAATATCTGTAATCGCTCTCATCCACCTATACATATTTAGTGCAATCTTCGATAATAAGGTGTACTAAAATTTAGATAGAAAATTATGTCATAACTGACACAGAgacatttaaaatttcaaaaaattgaaATGCATCATATACCTTTATTTACCCAAAAAAATCCAGATAAACTAAATttcattattttaaagtatatttGCAATGcattgataattttaaaacattATAATTCCATAAGAAATGCATAAATGTTACACTGAtgaaataattataaataaatgagCTTCACCACCTACTAAAATAGTTAGGCTAATAAAAATCATGATTTGACATACGAATAAAACAACCACGAAGATTTATctactaggtggggtcggttaCATGGATCCTTCTCCGTGTTATATCCCTACTAtataatcatctatatttaaataaattttatcttgttttattgttccTATCCAAATCTTTTTTGGTCATCATCTTCCTCATTTGATGtgcatatttatcataatttcgcatcacctaactggagcatttattgaccGTCTAAGTACAGATTTATACCATCTTAAGCTTGTCTTTCAAAATTTTTCCCTGATGCAACCCTGAgaactctaatatttttatttcttgtctAGTCCTTTCTCGTATATTCACGCATCCACCTTAATATCATCATCTttataactctcatcttctgatcatgtgctcgagtcatagcccaacatttagctccatataacatGACATGTTTAACCGTCATTTTGTAGAACCTCCATTTAAGTTTAAAAGATACTTTACGATATAGAACACTCGACGCCCTTCTCCATTTCAACATAAGACatttctctcaatccctccattcttttgcaaaaattatcctaaatatttaaagttcTCAGTTCTAAATAAGTAGTCGTCATCTTCTTTCTTAACAATTGTCTATTATATTTAATaatgctaaatttaaatttcatatattctatctttactcGATTAAGCCTAAAATCTTTCACTACTAGGAATCTTAAAGATAATGTATAGAATTTTTCATAAATTCCAAAAATAGTTCACGCCAAATTACACAACATAATTCTAAATAATATGTGGAAATAAATAGATtgtatttattaataaatagataTTTTACCATATTAATTACAGTCAAATTGGATTATTTAGAAGACTGCTCAATATGATAGACATTATCCTTTAAGAAACTCTTTCatgttttttaattattataattccTTTTCTATTGTATGATACactgataaaaaaaatagtttttatgcttttctattttcttagtttaaaattattctttttcaattttgatCTGAGTAACCCAACAAATCCAATAAGGTCAATATTAAACTTTCCTAACTAGTTTAGGCAGATACCACAATAACCTTAGATTTGTAGACAAAGAGGCAATAATATCAATGAATGCATGGGGCAATAAAACCTCTTTTCCCATATCTTATGTATCTCATCCCCTCTATATTGTTGTACACACGCACACACAGCAGATGTGTATCAAAATTAGACCAATCCATCTGCTTCTCCTACTTGTTTTACCCGAATTTTTTGCTGATTCAAGTTTATAATTATCAGCAAAAGTCAATTCAATGGATTTTGTATTTATTATAACCTAGATAAAATGGAATGTGAAATTGAAACAGTTCGAACTGGACTGATCATAATCAGTTAATTTTAAAAACCATGTGGTAGAAACATGAAGTGTACAAATAACCTGCGGGCATATTATTTCATGTGTATCAACAGTATGAATATAATTCACTATGAAGCCAAAAATGAGAGAGAAATCCAGTACCTTGAACATACGACCAAGTTGCTCAACGCACTCCATCACCAACTGTTGATGACCTAAAATTTTCCTGCTTTTCATAATGCGCACGATGGAAGCATCAATGGCATATCTTCTGTCCTTGTCAACATCTTCTATTACTTTCTTCTTCTCATCCACAGGAGGGAGAGGTATCTGAAGTTGATGACAAGCCAATGAATCCAAATAAATGTGTGATTAAATAGATGGAAGAAGCAACCACGAgtagggaaaaaaaaagaaagaaaaaaactaaATCTTCCAAATTGCGCACAGACCTTGATCCTTCTCATTTTGTCAGTGAATTTGGAATTAAACTCAAACACATCAATTGACGAAATGGTTTTGGTACTTGGCTCCTTATTAAGAATTTTATACTTGGCACAAGAAAGGGAGTGGAGCAATCTGATTACATCGTCATCCGTCAAGTTAAGTTGAGTCATGATCTCTGAATAGCTCAATCTATCAGAGGCATTGAACAAAAGAAGAGCAGCCGCCTGTACACAACTCACCAATGCTTACAGTTGACATCCAAGATTATTTTAAACAATAAGTATTGAGGGTTAAATAGATACCTGATATGTTGTTACAATAAGTTCaatggttttgggttcaaattTCCCATTGATATTACAGGTACCCAAAGAATATATCCAAGTAAGCTTTCTATGTTTAGTTTTTGTCTGATAAAATTCCCTGAAGACCTCCACACACTTAACCTGAAATTAGATATTAAAATCAGTTCCTCGTAGACAAGTAAAAAACTCACAcacaattttctttaaataaCAAATCTTTGAATTTGAAGATGAAATCCATAAATTTGCATTATTGCTTTTATGTCACCCACATCTTTCCTCATTGTCCTAACCATTTATTTCAATTGAACTTAGTAAAGCCAAAAGAAATAATATTGTAGTAATGCACTGCAATATGTTTGTTTTGGATTAGAATAAAGCCAATGAGAACAAGGATGAAGGTTTCTATGTTCCTTCTGTGTTCTTAATTTTCATCTCTTGGTAGAAAAAATGGTGTTTAACATGATTGAAGAAATTGCAACAGGAAACAAAAGGGTAAGTAAGCAAATGAAAGACGGAGGAATTTGGCAATACCATTTCCCACCAATATGTACTAAAGGCAGAAACAAGACCAGAACATCCATAACACAAAGGATGACATCCAACAGAGGGCCAATCAGATACCCAAGAGAAGAGGATTTCAGAAGCTAACAAAATTTCCAATGCATCATTAAACTTCCAAAATGTATTTGTATTAATTGTTCAGGTTTTAAGGCATTTAACTGGACTGGTTAGACTGCATCCATTAGATAGTGTCCATATGTGAGGATCAACACTAGCAAAATTTGATGTGACTAGTCACCCAATAGGACAAAGAACTTAAAGGGTTTGGGTAAGTGTAGTGATTTTCTGGTTCCAGTATTATTTTAGTATTAGATTATGCAAATTGACCTACATTTATCTGTTCAAGTACGGTAGCTATACTTAGTATTCAGATCCTTTCTGATAAAAAAAATCTTGGCAAGACTTTGACTTGATGTCAATAACTCTAGCTTTTCCAAGCGATGTCAGTGTATTAGTACAGTATATTCATTATCAACTTCAATTAGAGAGATGGGATTTCCTGTACCTTGAATAATTTCCAAACAGCAAAAGAAGTTAAGCTAATAGCAATTATCTTATTCTGATGTTCACGGATACCATGGATAATTGGATACTAATCTGGATTGAAGACAGAATCAGAAGTGTTTGAAATAAGTTGCCAAGAATCAAATATGCTTAAACAGAAAGTGAGAAATATAGAGGATGGGAAGAAGCAAAACCAAAAGCATGAGAAGACAAAAAGATCAGATGAGAGAAGAGGCATTTTTTAGGGGATCCCCAAGATTGCCTACATCCACCACTGAGAGGCATCTGATCTAACAACAGTACAACCTACATTAGATAGCTTACATTGGCTTTTATGATGCAGAGAGTGAAGGGCATATGCATAGACCAAATCTTGCAGGTAAGTTAAACAAGGCCAAGAGCATAAGTGAGACAAGGCAGTAGGCCCATCAAGTCAGgtgcattaaaaaataaaataaaataaaaatcactACATTACAACAATCAGCCAATCAGCTAACTAGGATCTTAAAGGAACCAGCTCTTCATAAACAAACTTGGTGTTTCATTCGATATAGCTCATTGATGTCCAttcaatagtaaacaaatatataatacaaacaaacttgaactATAGTAAGCTTGGTTTGTtaacatttatcaaaaaaactCATAAACaatttatgaataaatttatttACCAACTTACATAAAATTTAAGTAtaaatttatttcttaatttttttattcaaatataCAAAacattataatttataaaattttgcaATCTTAAATCGTTCATAATATGTCAAAAAATAAGTAAATAATATAAGTTTCACGTATTAGATCAAAGTTTTACCTAAATTATAAAGGTGACAATTTTGTTATTCGAGCTtgataaaaatttaactaaacaAGCATGAAGAGGCTCATCTGAAGACCAACAAGAAGGCGACATTTTGTTAAATTTGAGGCAAAGTCATTTAGGAAAGTGGAGAAGAGGGATATTTTGAGTATAACTCGACTATCAAGTATTGGCATATAGTTAAGTTAATAATGTATAAAGGTTAAAGAAAATTAAGGAGGTAATTAGACATTAAGTTTATCGAAATTTGATAGATATATACTAGAGAGGCATTAACAATTTTATATATATAGCTGCTTATTAATCatactaaatttttatttaattttaatgtatTAACATTATTATCATTTATTAATATCCATTGAATGTCTGATATGTTATTTTTAGGTAAAATATATGTTAATAAATCATCATTAAGAATTTGGGATCGACAACAAAAAGATCTTATTTTCCTATAATAATGTATTAAGATAATGAGATAATTTAGGTAATTTAGGAATTAAGTATATATTAAGACATATTAACAAGTAGTTTAGGTAATTATTGaggatttttaaatattaattaagcaaactaaattgttatttaattataatttattaataGTATTATGATTTATTATTTCCTATCAATAACGTCATATGTTATTAAAtggaaatatataatataataatttgcATTATGAGTGTTTGATGtcgacaaaaaaaaaacttatctttCTATAGAACTCTATGGAAGTCAATTACACAGCTTGTAAAGCCCTAATACAAAGCTTAATATTTTTCTCTTAAGCTCTAGATTCACATGGACAGTTTATTAATAATTATAACCAAATCATCAAATATTATTTATTGATTATATTAATCTCTCATATTAGCAATACGATATTATTTAATCTTTATTGATAGTATTAAGTacaacaaaagaaaatatataatggGGTGAAAAATTAAGTGCGGAGAATAAGAACAAATGAAGGATTATAATAGAATAACTGATTATGAGTTAAAATTATGAGGGAAACCATATTAAATTTAGGCTAATCATACTAACAAATGTTCAATTAACTGAGATAATATCCTCTGAGATGCTATGATATGAGTCATTTAAGTACATTCTGCAAGTTCTTGCTGTAAAAAATGGATAATTGCTTGTTAAATCCATTTCTTTTTCATACTGAATTAGATTCATATTGGCATTTTAAGACTGATAATAGTAAATTAACATTAAGGGGAGACAAATGGAACATGAGTCAACTAACCATCTCAACAGGAAGGTTCAGATCAAATGATTTGTAACTTGGCCAGAATCCAGTCGTTAGAACAGTAACAGTAAGATCTATCCCTGGATTAGCATGAAAATTACTGTTGAGATAGTCCTCAAAGCTAGACTGGTTTTCCCTTGCAAGGGTAAGATCAGTGACCTGAAACCAAACCCACAAAATCAGGTCACCGTTGTATATCTAACAGAGCAAATCAAAATGCTGATACTGACCATGCCCTCCATCTTTGAAGTAAACTGCCCTCCGCATTGCTGCTTTAGCTTTGTCAAAATGCTCCTCTCATGGTCATCATTAGCACTTTTGTCAAAGAGCAACCTCCTGGCAAGCTTCTTCCTATGAATTCACAACTTTTGACTTCAGCCAAGGTtgaaaataacagaaaagaaaacaAAGGTAATATCATAATGGATACAAGTCACCAAATAGCCAACAAATAGACGGGCTATATACCTATAGAACTCGGCAAACAGATCTTTGTCACTGATATAAGCAAGCAACTTTACAACCTGCAAAACATAGGAAAATGGTTGAATCCAACCCCTAGAGCCTAGGAAAGAGGAATATAAACATCAAAatgagaaataaaatacaagataAAGGATGGGTTATGGCAACATTAAGAACTGATACATAATCACGGTATTCACCTTCTCAAGAGTCTCTTCAATTGCTTCATCACTGAGTTTTTCACTTCCACCTTTCTTAAGGATATTGTCACAAAAAGTAGCTAATAGCTCAGCACTCGAGCTGCCTGCAACACCCTTGTTGCAGAAAACCTCAAAAGCTTCTTTGAGTGCCTAATCCAAACAGGCAAAGTTGGATAAATCATAAGAAATACATCACAAATAGTTGTCCATAATAATAAATACCTTGTGAAAAAGGGAGTGATTCTGGAAGCAATCATTCACGTATGCCAAATATTTGTCATGTAGTTCAATAACTTTTCTAACAAAAACCTACAAACGCCAGGGACATTAAGATGACTCAGATAATGACTAATCAATTAGCTCCCaaacaagtaaaacaagaaatgaccAATCTGTACCTGCTCTTGGAGACCAACAACATCCCTTTTCTCAGCCTGAAAATTTACAGTGTAAGAATGTTACAGGTGCTGTTACTTACAGGTAAACAAGTTCtgaaaagtttatcaaatatgTTGTGCAGGGAGGGCAGACTTCAGAAAACTTCACAAGATATGGTAAGCCAAAATATAATGATTCTTAGTTCGATGGAATCAAACACCAAGCCATGCCGCACAGCATGGCCCAAAAGTAATGTGGATCCATGGAGAGAAGAATAACTGGAAATCTATAAATCAGAGAAACGGATGAAGAGATATTATATGTAAATTGACGCAGCAGAATGGAGGAATCGGATCATCAACTTGGATGTTTTCATACATCTCAATCCCaaacacaacaacaacaataaaaactaaaatctctagtaaagaaaaagagaaatattCCAAATCTATTTATAGAAACTAGCTACAAAGAAGAGGTCAATTGATGATTGGTCAAACCCACTAGATGTAATCAATAAGAAAGAGCATGATGAGAGTAATGAGATATCAGCGCCTTCTGATGATGTAATCagacaaaaaattcaaaattataatttgcaATGTTGATAGCAATACAACTACTGATGGATGCAATGACTGTGCAGATGCGTAAGGAATGAATCTTATTCCCTTGACTCCACACCTGAGCCTTGGGCATATGAGCAAGGATATACCCATGCAACCTAGGATGATGATGGTTAAAGTGCAGCTATGAAGAGCGAGTACCAACATTGATATAGAGGTGGTAGACAAAATGATTTAGCATTGATTCTAATAATGGTTCATCGTACTTTTAGTCTTTTATTATAGTTCTAATGCATCATACGATAATTCATCATATTAAAGCTCGGAAAGATGTGTATCTTCCTCTATGATCGTCAAACCTAATTGCATTGCAATTGTGTCAGTTGAACTCCATTTCTCAATGGTGATTCAAGGCATTCTAATGGACATATATAGAGTACCACATATCCAAGGATAATTACTTAATTGGCCCTTGGAAATCCCTAATCTGGTAAGGATGTTAGAACAACAAATGTTCCATTGATCCAAGACAAGGTGATCAAAATTCTTGTAATAGTCTATAACATAATGAAGTTTTTTCAACTATATACAAGTGAAAGTAAATGAATACTAAAATTGAATCGGCATGGCAGAATACTGAAACTATATTGTTTCGGTCAAAAGCGAAACTTCTGGCAAAGCTATTTTAACCCTTGCTTGGTTCACTAAGTTGCTCTAATGCCACAAAAGGATCCATTTCTAAACCACACTTACAAGTAACCTAGTTCATTGCAAAATTACTCTGTAGTTTAGACTAATGCATATATTATTACATCTTAAACGATTGCTGaaatgcccccagggcgtagcacagacggtgggcgcatggtatctctggcgtaatggccaggggtcgattctcaggaactgacgacctggggtttaccccgccatgcgcctatggcctgtgtacctgcatgaacctccctccatatccgtggggccggcactaggggggccgctaaggtagcggatctacctttaaaCGATTGCTGAAATGCAGATGACAAGTTGCAAAATGTTAAGAGCAAAATGTTTAAGCTAAGAATTATCTGATTTTGATTGAGATCAAAGCATCAAAATATATACAAGTCTGTTACACATAATTCTACATTGTCAATTTAGACACTTTGTAATCGTTTTTTCACTTTTCTCTCTAGTGGATGGGGTTTGGATGCACAGGAATCTTAAACCTAGTAATTCATGGGATTTAAAACAATATGCTTCTACAAACAAACTAACTAGTCTACCTTTCTGCTACTTGCAGCATCTTCTGCCTGTTTAACTAGAGCTGTGCCCTCAATAGTCACATGCTGAGAGTAAAAATTCAGAAACCAGAAAGTTAAGACTATGTTTAATTTGATAATCCAAAAGGTGAGAAGTAAAAATATCAGAAATAAACCTGCTTAAATATTTGAGAAACAGGATCTAGGCCGCGC
This window contains:
- the LOC122033553 gene encoding cullin-1-like isoform X1, encoding MSMHERKTIDLEQGWEFMQKGITKLKNILEELPESQFSSEDYMMLYTTIYNMCTQKPPHDYSQQLYDKYRDSFEDYITSMVLPSLRVKHDEFMLRELVKRWLNHKVMVRWLSRFFHYLDRYFITRRSLPPLNEVGLTRFHDLVYQEVKSKVKDAVISLIDREREGEQIDRALLKNVLDIFVEIGLGNMKCYEDDFETHLLKDTAAYYSRKASNWILEDSCPDYMLKAEECLKREKDRVAHYLHSSSEQKLLEKVQHELLFVYASQLLEKEHSGCHALLRDDKVDDLSRMYRLFCRIQRGLDPVSQIFKQHVTIEGTALVKQAEDAASSRKAEKRDVVGLQEQVFVRKVIELHDKYLAYVNDCFQNHSLFHKALKEAFEVFCNKGVAGSSSAELLATFCDNILKKGGSEKLSDEAIEETLEKVVKLLAYISDKDLFAEFYRKKLARRLLFDKSANDDHERSILTKLKQQCGGQFTSKMEGMVTDLTLARENQSSFEDYLNSNFHANPGIDLTVTVLTTGFWPSYKSFDLNLPVEMVKCVEVFREFYQTKTKHRKLTWIYSLGTCNINGKFEPKTIELIVTTYQAAALLLFNASDRLSYSEIMTQLNLTDDDVIRLLHSLSCAKYKILNKEPSTKTISSIDVFEFNSKFTDKMRRIKIPLPPVDEKKKVIEDVDKDRRYAIDASIVRIMKSRKILGHQQLVMECVEQLGRMFKPDFKAIKKRIEDLITRDYLERDKDNPNLFRYLA
- the LOC122033553 gene encoding cullin-1-like isoform X2 produces the protein MSMHERKTIDLEQGWEFMQKGITKLKNILEELPESQFSSEDYMMLYTTIYNMCTQKPPHDYSQQLYDKYRDSFEDYITSMVLPSLRVKHDEFMLRELVKRWLNHKVMVRWLSRFFHYLDRYFITRRSLPPLNEVGLTRFHDLVYQEVKSKVKDAVISLIDREREGEQIDRALLKNVLDIFVEIGLGNMKCYEDDFETHLLKDTAAYYSRKASNWILEDSCPDYMLKAEECLKREKDRVAHYLHSSSEQKLLEKVQHELLFVYASQLLEKEHSGCHALLRDDKVDDLSRMYRLFCRIQRGLDPVSQIFKQHVTIEGTALVKQAEDAASSRKAEKRDVVGLQEQVFVRKVIELHDKYLAYVNDCFQNHSLFHKALKEAFEVFCNKGVAGSSSAELLATFCDNILKKGGSEKLSDEAIEETLEKVVKLLAYISDKDLFAEFYRKKLARRLLFDKSANDDHERSILTKLKQQCGGQFTSKMEGMVTDLTLARENQSSFEDYLNSNFHANPGIDLTVTVLTTGFWPSYKSFDLNLPVEMVKCVEVFREFYQTKTKHRKLTWIYSLGTCNINGKFEPKTIELIVTTYQAAALLLFNASDRLSYSEIMTQLNLTDDDVIRLLHSLSCAKYKILNKEPSTKTISSIDVFEFNSKFTDKMRRIKIPLPPVDEKKKVIEDVDKDRRYAIDASIVRIMKSRKILGHQQLVMECVEQLGRMFKLIS